From the Chryseobacterium fluminis genome, the window TACGATTTCTAACGTGGGAAGCTTCGGAAACCTTATGGGAACGCCGATTATTCCTCAACCTCAGGTAGCCATCATGGCCATCGGAGCCATTGTAAAAAAACCTGCAGTTCTTGAAACTAAAGATGGTGATGTAATCGCCATCCGTCAGCTGATGTTCATGTCTCACTCTTACGATCACAGAGTGGTAGACGGATCTCTGGGTGGAATGATGCTGAAACATGTTCATGACTACCTTGAAAACTGGGACCTGAACACGGAAATTTAATTGTAAATGAGGAATGATAAGTTAAATGATTTAAATAATCATGATGAGCTTGTCGGAACATTTTTAAAATATAGACCTTCGATTTTCTTCGGAGGTTTTTTTTGTGTTTAAAATTAATATTAAGCTCCTGCCGCAGATACCATCCGGATCGAAAAAAATCTTCATAAATAAAGAGAAGCACAACCTAAAAGAACATTCAATAGTCTTCTGCTATTTTCACGTCTCGCTATTACTTCGTAACATACATTTGTCCGGTTATTCTTAAATTTTTCAACTATCCTTTATTCATTTCAAAGAGATCAAATTTTAATTAATAAAACAGGTTAATTACATCCAATCACATGATACTCTTTTCCGAATTGTTGATTGATTAATATCAAATTTAAGACAAACTGCAGATGCGGATTTAATTATTTAAAATATTACTGAAAATATAAAGACGCAAAATTTCCGTATTTTCACATTTCAAAATTAACAAATGCTGAAAATATTCATTCTCCTACGAAAAAGTCTCAAAAAATCCTTCGACAACATCCGGAACGAACAGCTGAAGAACAATCTTCTTCAGGCGATTCCCTTTTGGATCGGATCTGTAATTACTGGTTTTTTGGCTGTTTTGTATGCTAAAATATTTGCGTGGGGTGAAGGTCTTCTGCATTTAATAATGAACTGGCATTCATGGATGATTTTCGTTATTGCTCCGATTGGTTTTGTCTTGTCGTGGTGGCTGGTGAAAGAATTTGCACCCAATGCTAAAGGGAGTGGCATCCCTCAGGTCATGGCTGCTGTTGAGCTTGCTAATCCCAAAGAACATAGAAAAATAAGAAGTTTATTAAGTGTAAAGATCATTGTTTTTAAAATGCTTTCTTCCGTCATTCTGGTCATTGGCGGAGGAGCCGTAGGCCGTGAAGGTCCTACTATTCAGATTGCAGGCTCTGTTTTCAGAAAAGTTAACGAATACCTTCCCGAATGGTGGCCGAAAATATCCAAGAAGAATATGATTATGACGGGGGCGGCAGCAGGCCTTGCCGCAGCTTTCAATACACCTCTCGGCGGAATCGTATTTGCTGTAGAGGAACTTTCGAAAACCCATATCAACTATTTCAAAACCGCTCTATTCACCGCAGTGATCATCGCAGGATTAACCGCTCAGACTTTAGCAGGTTCGTATTTATACCTGGGTTATCCAAAAACAAATGAGGTATCATTAATGGTGATGTTCCCCATTATCCTGGTGAGCGGTATTGCCGGTATTTTAGCGAGTCAGCTATCCGTTACGATGCTCAGAATGAACAACTGGAAAAAGAGAAAGCTGAAAACAGACAGGGCAAATGTGGCATTTCTGGTAGTTTGTGCTCTTATTATAGCATCTATTGCCTTTTTTATTAATCAGGAAATTTTGGGTTCGGGGAAGGAAATTATGGAGCGGGTTCTCTTTACAAAGGACAAACATGAACCCTGGTATGTTCCCCTTCTCAGGATGCTGGGACCTGCCCTATCCTTCACTTCCGGTGGCGCGGGAGGTATTTTTGCACCCGCACTTACGGCCGGCGCCAGTATCGGATCTGTAATTTCAGGAGCCATCAGCCTCACCCCGAATGAAACCAATGTGGTGATCCTAGCCGGAATGGTGGCTTTTCTCACAGGAATAACCAGAGCGCCTTTTACCTCTGCTATTATCGTTCTGGAAATGACAGACAGGCACTCGCTGATCTTCCACTTAATGTTGGCTGGAATGGTTTCTTCCATTGTTTCTATTCTGGTCAGCAGGCATTCTCTGTATGATGTTATTAAGGTAAATTTTCTTTCGGAAATAAGAAAGGAGCCGTAACGCTTAGCGGTTCGCAGGATTCATGGATAGAAACCGATTCTGACCTTCGCAAACCGCTAATAATTTTTATAAATATTAGCTTCCATATTGTATATTACAAATATATTCTCTACTTTTGCACCTCGAAATAATTAACAAATTCATTTAACATTATGAACAATTACGAAACTGTTTTCATTTTAACTCCCGTTCTATCTGAATCTCAGGTGGAGGAAGCAGTGAACAAGTATGTAGATCTTATCAAAGAAAAGAACTGCGAAATCGTTGCTAGAGAAAACTGGGGACTGAAAAAGCTGGCTTATCCGATTCAATTAAAAAAGAACGGATTCTACACTTTAATCGAGTTTAAAGGTGAAGGAACTGTAGTTGCTGATCTGGAATTAGCATTCAAACGTGACGAGAGAGTAATCCGTTACCTGACTACAAAACTGGACAAGCATGCTATTGATTATGCGATCACCAGAAGAACTAAAGTAAAGACAGCTAAGGCTTAATATTAACCCAATTTTAAAAAAGACAAAGACATGGCAATAGATGATATGGCTAAACAAGCCTCAGCTGGAGGAGAATCAGAAGTAAAGTTTCTTACTCCGCTTGATATCAATACAAAATCTGAAAAGAAATATTGTAGATTCAAAAAATTCGGAATTAAGCACGTTGATTACAAAGATGCTGATTTCTTATTACAGTTTGTAAACGAACAAGGTAAAATTTTACCAAGAAGATACACAGGAACTTCTTTGAAATACCAAAGAAAAGTTTCTGCAGCGATCAAAAGAGCAAGACACCTTGCTTTGATGCCGTACGTAGCTGACTTGTTAAAATAAGACAAAATAAAGAAACAAGAGAAAAGAGAAAAGACTCCGGTCTTTTTCTCTTTTTAAGTTGCTGAATAAATAATTAATTCTAACGATTTTTAGATTGAAGAAAAGAAATAATTTTTAAGACATCCGTCTTTCTTCTTTTTTCTTTGTTCTTTTCTCTAAAACTAAAAAACGGACAACAACAATGAACATTATTCTAAAAAAAGACGTAGAAAACTTAGGTCTTGAATTCGACACGGTAAACGTAAAACCTGGTTACGCAAGAAACTTCTTAATTCCTCAGGGATATGCACTTTTAGCAACTCCTAAAAACGTAGCCGCTTTAGAAGCTACCCTGGAATCAAGAAAAGAAGAAGAAGCAAAATTAATCGCTGCTGCTAACGCGGTAGTAGATCAGTTGAAGAAGACTTCTATCACTATTCCTGCAAAAGTAGGTTCAGGAGATAAACTATTCGGATCTATCAACAATGCAGATCTTTCTGCTGCTCTAGCGAAAGCCGGAGTTTCTGTAGAGAAGAAATATATCAAAATTCCTGGAAACACGATCAAAAGAACAGGTAAAGTTACGGCTAACATCAGATTACACAGAAATGTTGAATACAACTTTGAGTTCGACATCGTATCTGACGCACCGGTAGAAGCTCCTAAACCAGCTGCTCCTAAACCAGTAGCTAAAGTAGAAGAAACTCCTTCTGAAGAAGCTTAAGATTTTAAGAAATTTCTTAAATATATAAACCACTTCGCTCGAAGTGGTTTTTTTATGGGTATTTATAAAAGCAACTCCAGTCACCGTTTAAAAGAAAATTTCAATTTTCACCCAAAGCTTGAGACTGTTTTGTCATTCGCTTCTGGCAATAGCATCAAATATTGAACAGTAGAATTCTTCAGCGCTCAGCCTTAAGCGTTTCCTTTTAGTTTCTGCTGATATTCCGTAGGCGGAATCCCGATAACCTTTTTAAAGATATTGCTGAATGATGAAAGGCTGTTGTACCCTACCATCATCGCAATTTCATACATATTATACTTTCCTTCAATCATCAGTTCCAATGATCTTGTAATTCTTAATGCCCGCAAAAAACGAACATAATTCATCCCCAAAATTTCCTTAAATTTTCTCGAAAGGGTTCTTGTACTCATCCCAAACTCCTTTGCCGTAGATTCTATGCTTAAATGCTTTTCCAGGTTAGCATGGATGTACTGTGCAATCTTTAAAAGCGTTTCATCACTGGGAAAAGGATGCTGAACCGGGAACGCAAGCTGTTTATCCCTCTTTTCGGGTAAAATACCTTTCAGTGCTTTAAGAAAATAATATTGAGGCGCATCATTTTTTGTTATTTTACCATCCCATTCTTTTGTGTATAAAATCATCTCCCTCAGTAGATGGCTGACCGAATAGATATTGATTTCATCATAAAAGCCATTTTCGCCTTCTTCTTTTTTAAAATAAAAATTATAAAGATCTACTTTCGGACTCGTGGAAAAAATATAATGCGGAGTGCCTGCAGGAATCCACATAAAACATCTGGCCGGCAGATACCAGTGCTTTGAATCCGTAAAAATATGCACAATACCTCCTTCTGCGTACACTAACTGTGCAGAACTGTGATGATGAATCTCCGTTTTAACACTTCCCGTCAGAACGTGGTAAATATAAAACTCAGCGTCAGTTTCTTCAACGGCTCCAAAATGACTGTCATTCATAGAATAAAGATATAGAGAAAATTTCGATCTGGCGTAAATGAGCAAATCTTTTTCTGTTTTCACAAATCGTGTCCCTGTACGGGCATCGTAACTTTGCCCCATCGAAATCAATTCAGCAAAAAACCTTCAATAAATTTATGAAAATGACATTTAACGTATCCCGATATCACCGGATTGCGTTGTGCTTATTACTGATAAGTAACTTTCTACACTCACAGATGATAGATTTTCACCAGCTCAGCCTGCAGCAGGCCGTAGAAGTGGGATTAAAAAACAATAAAAAAATTCAGATCAGTCATCTGAACCATAAAATGTCCGAAACCAAAGAAAAGGATCTTCAGATGGAAAAACTTCCGGACATAGAATTCCATACAAGCTATCACCAGGTTTCCAATCTTTTTCAGCATGAAAACGGCGTATTCGGTAAAGCAACAAAATATGATGTGATCAACGGCATGTATGATTTTACCCTTTCAGCATCGGTTCCTCTGTATATGGGCGGAAGGATTAAAAATAATGAAAAGAAAGCGGCCATTGATACAGAAATTTCTTTATTGAAAACCCATTGGGACGAAAGGCAACTGACAATGGAAATCATCACCGCCTTTCTTCAGATCCATCATTTAAAAGAACAGCAAAGCCTGATTAACGATAAGATGAGAGAGGATTCCGTTAATATCAAACAAGTGAAATCCCTGAAAGCCAATGGTGTTGTTACCGTAAATGAAGTCCTGAGAACCTCTTTACAGCTTTCGAATCATAAAATGAGCTGGACCGAACTCGATAATGATATACAGATTGCCGAACATCAGTTAAAGACGCTCCTTTCGCTTCCCGAAAGTCAGGAAATGCATGTGGATACAGCAGATCTGATCTCGGAAAATGCGGACATCCCTTATATTAATGAATTAACGGAAACTGCTCTTCATAAAAATGAATCTGTTGAAATGGCAACGAAAAACCTGTCTCTTAAGAAACTGGATCAAAAGATCACAAAAGCGGACTACCTTCCGGAAATTACAGCGGGAGGAGAATATTTTTTAAAATATCCGAATATGATGTTTTTCCCTCCGGAGCCATATGCTTACCGTTTGGGAATGATCGGGGTAAATCTTACCTATCCTATCGGAAATCTTTATAAAAGTAAATATAAAGTGCAAGAGGCTAAGGAAAACATTGACCTCGCTAAACTGCAGATCGGTGAAAATGAAGAAAACATCAGGCATAAAGTCTATGAAGCGTACAAAAAGTTTGAAGAGACCGATCAGAAAGTGAAAATAGCAGAAGAAGCGATTATCCAGGCGAAGGAAAATTACCGTATCGTCAAAACAAAATATGCGAATAAATTAAGCTTAATTACAGAATTAATTGATGCTGATAATGCATATCTGGAAGCTCAGTCTAATCTCATTTCCGTAAAAATTAACCGACAACTTAAATATTATCAACTCCAATACACGATTGGAAACCTTTAAAAACTATGGCACGAAAGCAACTGACACGAAAGGAAAAAAGGATCAACAAAACCATTACTGTATTCGCCTGGATCCTCATTATCAGCGGAATGACAGGGATGGTCAGCTTTTATCTTTTTTCGAGAAAAATGTAACGACAAATGATGCACAAATCGAGCAGTACATTACCCCTGTTT encodes:
- a CDS encoding chloride channel protein; this translates as MLKIFILLRKSLKKSFDNIRNEQLKNNLLQAIPFWIGSVITGFLAVLYAKIFAWGEGLLHLIMNWHSWMIFVIAPIGFVLSWWLVKEFAPNAKGSGIPQVMAAVELANPKEHRKIRSLLSVKIIVFKMLSSVILVIGGGAVGREGPTIQIAGSVFRKVNEYLPEWWPKISKKNMIMTGAAAGLAAAFNTPLGGIVFAVEELSKTHINYFKTALFTAVIIAGLTAQTLAGSYLYLGYPKTNEVSLMVMFPIILVSGIAGILASQLSVTMLRMNNWKKRKLKTDRANVAFLVVCALIIASIAFFINQEILGSGKEIMERVLFTKDKHEPWYVPLLRMLGPALSFTSGGAGGIFAPALTAGASIGSVISGAISLTPNETNVVILAGMVAFLTGITRAPFTSAIIVLEMTDRHSLIFHLMLAGMVSSIVSILVSRHSLYDVIKVNFLSEIRKEP
- the rpsF gene encoding 30S ribosomal protein S6 encodes the protein MNNYETVFILTPVLSESQVEEAVNKYVDLIKEKNCEIVARENWGLKKLAYPIQLKKNGFYTLIEFKGEGTVVADLELAFKRDERVIRYLTTKLDKHAIDYAITRRTKVKTAKA
- the rpsR gene encoding 30S ribosomal protein S18, whose protein sequence is MAIDDMAKQASAGGESEVKFLTPLDINTKSEKKYCRFKKFGIKHVDYKDADFLLQFVNEQGKILPRRYTGTSLKYQRKVSAAIKRARHLALMPYVADLLK
- the rplI gene encoding 50S ribosomal protein L9, producing the protein MNIILKKDVENLGLEFDTVNVKPGYARNFLIPQGYALLATPKNVAALEATLESRKEEEAKLIAAANAVVDQLKKTSITIPAKVGSGDKLFGSINNADLSAALAKAGVSVEKKYIKIPGNTIKRTGKVTANIRLHRNVEYNFEFDIVSDAPVEAPKPAAPKPVAKVEETPSEEA
- a CDS encoding helix-turn-helix domain-containing protein, producing the protein MGQSYDARTGTRFVKTEKDLLIYARSKFSLYLYSMNDSHFGAVEETDAEFYIYHVLTGSVKTEIHHHSSAQLVYAEGGIVHIFTDSKHWYLPARCFMWIPAGTPHYIFSTSPKVDLYNFYFKKEEGENGFYDEINIYSVSHLLREMILYTKEWDGKITKNDAPQYYFLKALKGILPEKRDKQLAFPVQHPFPSDETLLKIAQYIHANLEKHLSIESTAKEFGMSTRTLSRKFKEILGMNYVRFLRALRITRSLELMIEGKYNMYEIAMMVGYNSLSSFSNIFKKVIGIPPTEYQQKLKGNA
- a CDS encoding TolC family protein; the encoded protein is MIDFHQLSLQQAVEVGLKNNKKIQISHLNHKMSETKEKDLQMEKLPDIEFHTSYHQVSNLFQHENGVFGKATKYDVINGMYDFTLSASVPLYMGGRIKNNEKKAAIDTEISLLKTHWDERQLTMEIITAFLQIHHLKEQQSLINDKMREDSVNIKQVKSLKANGVVTVNEVLRTSLQLSNHKMSWTELDNDIQIAEHQLKTLLSLPESQEMHVDTADLISENADIPYINELTETALHKNESVEMATKNLSLKKLDQKITKADYLPEITAGGEYFLKYPNMMFFPPEPYAYRLGMIGVNLTYPIGNLYKSKYKVQEAKENIDLAKLQIGENEENIRHKVYEAYKKFEETDQKVKIAEEAIIQAKENYRIVKTKYANKLSLITELIDADNAYLEAQSNLISVKINRQLKYYQLQYTIGNL